TGGTTTTGCGATTCCTTTCTTCATTCTTTCTTTCTTTATCGGAAAAATGCAGTGGATCCGTAAGCATAATGTGAAAATTGTTAAAATCGGCGGCTATATCATGATAGTTGTCGGAATCATGCTGTTCTTCGATTGGATGACGAAGCTGATTTCGATTCTTTCCATGTTTTTTGGGGATTTTACAGGTTTTTAATAGGCATAAATATTATTGAGTTCTGGGGCTATATAAGGGGATCCTCATAAGATGTTTTTTCGATGTGAGAATTTTGTCGGTGTCTTTACATTGAAAATAATGGTTAAATATAGTTATATAGTAATTGAGGGAAGAACTTAACAGAGTAATATACTTGTTGTGATTGTCGGGGAGGATACAGCGATGGCCAGAATTTTGATAGTTGACGACGCAAAATTTATGAGAATCACCTTAACCAATATTCTGAAGAAAGCGAATCACGAGATAGTAGGGGAAGCTGAAAATGGAAGAGAAGCAGTAGCGCTGTATCGCGAACTGAAACCCGACCTTGTGACAATGGACATTACGATGCCGGAAATGAGCGGTCTGGATGCTGTAAAAGAAATCAAGAAGGATTTCAAGGATGCAAAAATCATCATGTGCTCAGCCATGGGCCAGCAGAAAATGGTTGTGGATGCCATAGAGGCGGGTGCAAAGGATTTTATCGTTAAGCCATTCGATGATTCACAGGTAGTCGATTCGGTATCAAGAGTATTAAGATAAAAAAAGCCATTTAAGCCTATCTTAAATGGCTTTTTTTCATTATAATAATGTGGAAAACTATAATAAGGGATGAAGTAAAAAATGAATTATGTTCTGGCGTCAACCGTAGGAGCAGTTGGCATGGCCATCTTTGTGACATTCATGAGAATGAAGGCTGCCAAAAAGCCTGCCTCAGCCAAGAAAATTATCTTACCGCCAATCTTCATGAGCACTGGTGCGCTTATGTTCATTTTTCCAATGTTCCGGGTACATTCCTTACAGATCATAGAGGCACTAACAGTTGGGATGCTATTTTCGATTCTGCTTATCAAGACCTCTAAATTTGAAGTGCGAGGCAGGGAAATCTTTTTAAAGAGATCCAAGGCATTTGCCTTCATCTTAATCGGTCTGTTAATCGTACGTGTAATCGCTAAACTAGTGCTAAGCAGCTCATTCGATGTCGGTGAACTGGGCGGCATGTTCTGGATTCTCGCATTTGGAATGATCGTTCCTTGGCGAGTCGCGATGTATGTTCAATTTAAAAAGCTTCAAAATGAATTGCATAGTGGAACAAATATGAATTAATCAGAACCCTTGCCAGGCGGCAATGGTTTTTTGCTTTTTCGTTCAGTAATGGAAATTTTGGATATAAATGTATTTTCCTTAATGGTATGATGGAATTAATTGAATTTTTAAAAATGTTGTTGCTTGATAATCGGGTGTTTGTGTTTGAAAGGAGATATATTGTGTTAGATATTCAGGCTGTTTTTATAGATCGTGACGGGACACTAGGCGGGAGTGACAAAGTGATTTATCCTGGGGATTTTGAGTTATTTCCCGGTGTCCAGGTTTCAATCAATCTTTTAAAAGACAACCATATACTAGTCTTTTCTTTTACGAACCAGCCAGGTATTGCGATGGGGGAAGCTACTGTTGATCAGTTTGAATATGAGTTGAATTCTTTTGGGTTCCATAAGTTGTACCTTTGTCCTCACCGCCATGATGAAGGATGTGTATGCAGGAAGCCTTCTGCTGGCATGTTGAAAAAAGCTGCTGATGAACATGCCCTAGATTTGGGGCGATGTGTGGTGATTGGGGACCGGTGGACGGACTTGCTGGCTGCTGATGAAGCAGGCTGTTTAAAGATTTTAGTCAAAACGGGCAGCGGCC
This portion of the Mesobacillus sp. S13 genome encodes:
- a CDS encoding response regulator encodes the protein MARILIVDDAKFMRITLTNILKKANHEIVGEAENGREAVALYRELKPDLVTMDITMPEMSGLDAVKEIKKDFKDAKIIMCSAMGQQKMVVDAIEAGAKDFIVKPFDDSQVVDSVSRVLR
- a CDS encoding CcdC family protein; translation: MNYVLASTVGAVGMAIFVTFMRMKAAKKPASAKKIILPPIFMSTGALMFIFPMFRVHSLQIIEALTVGMLFSILLIKTSKFEVRGREIFLKRSKAFAFILIGLLIVRVIAKLVLSSSFDVGELGGMFWILAFGMIVPWRVAMYVQFKKLQNELHSGTNMN
- a CDS encoding HAD-IIIA family hydrolase — its product is MLDIQAVFIDRDGTLGGSDKVIYPGDFELFPGVQVSINLLKDNHILVFSFTNQPGIAMGEATVDQFEYELNSFGFHKLYLCPHRHDEGCVCRKPSAGMLKKAADEHALDLGRCVVIGDRWTDLLAADEAGCLKILVKTGSGQEAYDKYINQQYFGRWGQVHPDFIAADLNEAISWIMREG